AGGGTGCCCATGAAGTCATCAATATGACCCGCGGGTTGCATGACAAACAAATGGTAGCCGATTGGTGGTCAAGCCAAGACGGAGTAACCGCATCCAGCTTAGTCCCTTATAAGCCATGGACGGGACTGGTCTATAACGGAAAAGAATTGCCCAATCTTTATCTGTATATGATCAATACGCCTCCGATGCCGCATGGGGTCAACAATCCTCTTCCCGGTACAGGCCCTGAGCATCTGACCGTTCCGGAAGCCGGCGAGATCTGGATACCCACCTCGCTTGCCTACAAATACAACATGCACATCGGTGATGAATTGACGTTCACCTCAGGGACTGCACCAGTACATTTCACGATTGGCGCCATTGTCATCGACTTATCCCATGGCGGTCCTTTCTCGACCACTGCCCGCATCTGGATGAACGATGCCGACTACCGGTCAACTATGGGTAGCTTGTCCACTCCGGAGCAATACATGTTATCGCTTCGCTATGCGTATCCCGAACAAAGCGGGGAGTACTGGCAGCGCTTTGAGCAGGCGCTCGGATCGCCGTTTTTGGAGGAACGCGTTTCGTTTGCCGAATTGTCGGCCTTTTACTTTATCATGAACAAGGTGATCGGCTTTGTCATGAGTTTCCTCGGGCTGATCATGATCCTCGTCGCTTTGCTTACGATCGGCTTTACGATCACGGACACGATCCTTGCCAATTATCGCACCATCGGCATTCTCAAATCGATCGGCATGACTTCCGAACGCATCATCGGTACCTACTTGCTGCAATACGGTTTAATGGCGATTGTCGCCTTGGTCCCAGCACTGATTGCAAGTCGTCTCCTTTCAGATGTCATCATCCAGAATTCCCTGTCTTTTCTCAAATCCGATACAGCACCTGTTCCCGTACAAGCAGTAGATGTTGCGATCTGGACCGGCTGCGGCCTGCTGCTCATCATCCTTCTATGCGTCCTTGTTTATGCTGCTAAGACACGCCATATTGAGCCCATTCAAGCGATCCGTTACGGCATGTCGGAATCCTCGCATAGTCGTACCCATCTGCATGGTGCCCGCATAAGACTACTGGACCGATGGTCCGTACCCACGGTCATCGGCTGGAAGCATGTGAGCGGCAACAAAAAAAGCGCAGCACTGATCTTTCTGCTAATGAGCATCACGGTGGCTGTGCTCGTCTTTGGCGCCGTGCTAGTAACCAGTGTCTATCGCATTGGTGAAACGTCGGCCCAGTGGGGTTATGACGATGCGGATATCGCCATTATGGTTATCCATGCGGAAGGTATGGATCGGGGAAAAATGCAAGCCTATATCCAAAACGACCCTCGGGTTCTCAGTCTAAACTGGTCTGGGGCCGCCACCGGCGTCATCGCGGATGTCGAAGGGGATAGCGATCATCAACAGACGTTTAGCCTCCCTTTGACGGTCGTGGAAGGCAGCATGGACGAGATGGGATTTGCCTCGCTTGCGGGCCGTAATCCTGCACTGCCTAATGAAGTTTCTATCGGAATCAATATTGCGCGTAAGTTGGACAAAGATATCGGCGACATACTCACGATCTACATTGAAGGAAAACCGCAGCAATTGCTGATCACCGGCACCTTTCAGTCTATTTCCAATTTGTCGAACGTCGCCAGGGTCACCTCGGACCTTGTGGAGCAGTTGCATCCGGACGCCGGGTTTATTCAGCTTAAGAGCAAAACCGATAGCGATGCGCTTGTACAGCAGCTGAACGAGCGTTACGGCCCTTCCATCCAAGCGCTGAAGCAGGATGTGCTGCTCGATTCCGTATTCAAAGAAGCTGCGGCGGTTTTGCTCATTCCGATGAGTATGCTGGCTCTTCTGTTCATGGCTGTCACTTGTCTTATTGTTTATACGACTTGCCGTCTGCATATTCGTAAGGAAACGAAAACATATGGCATCTATGCCTCGCTCGGCCTGACAGCAACCGATATCCGTCGTGCCTTGACAAGTGGCATTGCCGGACTGGCTGCGCTTGGTGCACTTGTTGGCATCGCTTGCGGTGTCTACGCATTGCCAGCCGTGCTGCGCGGTCTGCTCTCTACCTACGGTATTGTCAAGCTGCCACTCATCATGGAATGGCCGCTGGCCATTGGGCTGGCTCTGATCGCGCTTGCTATTGCCGTCAGCGGCTGCTGGTTGGCTTCACGAATCCTCCGCCGCACCTCCCTTCGGGTGTTGGTAATGGATTCATGAGGACAGTCCACGAGCAAAAAAAGATGACCTCCAAATTTCGGAGGGCATCTTTTCTTGCTTCTTGCCTTAGTAAATCTTAATCCGTTTGTTTCACCGCCCAAGTAGATATCTTCTTATGAAGAAGATCTACTTTCTTTTGATATATTCTTCTTGGTTTTTTAATTGCATGTAACGAACAATCAGCTTGTCCAACGACTGTGAAATGGCGACAACATCTTGATGCACCAATTCGAAACTGCTGGCCACTCGCTCAAGTTCTCTTCGTAGAAGTTCGAGTTTTTTCGCTACTTGTTCGAGCTCGCTCTCGATAGAAATCATCTTGTTCACCCACCCCCGTCGTAACAAGTGATTGATGACCGTTGCCACAGTTCCTGGGACAAACTTTTTCAAACCATAAGAATTGAAGCTCTCATCTTATCGATAACGCGAATCAGCTTAAAGCTACAGCTACTTATCATTATAAAATTCGACGTAAATAAAAAAAATACCCAGAATTGGGTAATCTTTGTCTTAAGAATTTTTATGACGGTTATGTAAATTTTTTAAGAAATGCTCCTTTATGGTTGACTCTCGTTTTTGCATATATCTTTTTAATAAAAGTACGAACCGTACTTTGACTAATACCATAAATATCAGCAATTTCAGGTACATTTTTATTCTCCAGCCACCCATATGCTATTTCTTTCTCTCGATTCGTTAATTCATATTGGTGAAAGTGAGAATAGATCAGCTCCCTTTGCAGAATGGGATCCTTTTGAGGTAACTTTTCTTCAATATTCTTGGCCAAGTGTTCAATGAGTGGTATGGCAAATGTAACCTCGTGTAAATAATGAAAACTAAGGCCAAGGTAGCCTATGATCACATTTTCTATTCGAAGGGGAGTACAAACACACGCCAATTCTGAAAACAAGCGATTACTATGCTCGGCCCCAACTACGACAGAAAGCGTTTGTTGTTCCATGGATAATGAAATGGCATTATTTCCTGCGTCTTCCCTTGCCAATGAGGTCCCACTTTTCATATTATTTCTCTCGAGAAAACTTTTTAACGAACCTGTTCCGCAATAATCGATGACGGTTCCATCCATATCTGTTATAACAAATAAATAGGGTATAGACAGCAAATCGTTCATATTCCTTGTTTCCTCTTGGAGCAAATAAAGAATTTCTTTCCGTTCAATCAACCTTTCTTTTATTTCAGTCATACTGAGGATATTAGGAAAATGATTGTTTGCTTCTACCAGTGTTCTTTGACCCATTATTTTCCCTTCTTCCCTTGTAAGAATAAGCGATTAATAATGGAATCGATCTCCTATTCATCGCCGTGTCTGCATTCGGCAGCTCCTAGCGAAAAATAAAAAAACCCCATCCATTATGATAACCACAACAAAACAGACGGAGGCTTCCGTCGTATTCGGTAACTGGCTGGCATCGCGGTCTTAAGTAGATCCACATTAGCCCCTGTAGCTTTGCGTCGCCACTTTTCAGTGGGTTTGCTATTATCGTACTACGAAGTATGAATTTGTCGAATATTCAAACATGTTATGACATATTCAAACTATAACTTACATTGTTTTTCATTTAATATAGGCCGCACGACCCAAATTTCCATATTTCTGTTATATTTGTCAATCACTCTTATGTCCGTACACAGAATCACTTTTTGCGCCAAGCAGGTTCATAGATCGACTTAGGAGGAGGAAACTGATGAATCCAGTTAATGATCCGGGTCGATATCCACTGGCATACAACTGCAAGGATAATAATTTTCCAATCGATCACATAGGCAGTGAAGGCGAATATGATTCCATTCATCCAGAACAATGAGGTACCGGGGTTGATTCTTTTATACTTATAAATGGCTAAGGCAACATAACCGATTCCCCCGTTCGATACCCTCTGCTTTATGAGGATGGCGACACCTGTTCCGAGAATAACCGAGCCGAATAGAAGATCGATCCATACGTTGCCAAACGGGGGTTCTAAGAACACCTCGAAGAAATTAACGGAAACGGACGTCACCGTTATAACAAATATGGTCCCGAAGGCACTGACACCGTCAAGATAAGGGACTGTAAAGGCGAGGAAAATAAAATTGGCTAACCACAGTCCGAGACTCATTGGGAGCTCAAACATATGGTTCAGAAGAACCGCGATCCCTGCTCCTCCCCCCGAAGGAATGGCGTGAGGAAACAAGAACATTGCCATGGCAAAACCTTGAATGATGGAGCCGGCGGTAATGAAGAAGAGTTTCTTGGAAATACGACGAAAGAAAAAGGGGCTCTTTCGCCCGGGCATGATCTGTAAATTCACGCGGAATCATCCTTCATAGATTAGAGTAACAAGCCAGTCCTGCTTGTTTAGTGTATGCTTGTTCCCTGAAGGGGATTACCGGGATCGGTCTCTTTAACGAAAATATGTATAGGCTGACTCTGGAGATCTCCATAGACAGCCTTCTAGTAATTATCATTCTCTTGTGGTTTGGTCTATGTTTAAATCACGTAACAAAATCCATCCGTATGTTTCTCTCTCACCCCGAGTTCAAACGTATCTTGACGAAGTCCCCGGCGCATCGTTTCAAGGGAAAGCACTTCGGTGGGTTGGATATTCCCCAAATGCACATTAGATCCCAATTTGCGGAGAAGCATCGCTTGCTGCTCCTTAAGAGGTGCCTCCCAAATCAGCTTTCTTGCATCCGACACGTAGTCGATGATAGTATTTATCATTTCTTCCTGGCACTCGCCATGCTTATCGAAAATACCGATACCCAGTCCTGACTCGCGCGCTTCAACGATGATATACTCGGCACCTACGTCTAAATCCGCTTCCATCGTATACGCGAGCATTTCGGCTTCGATGCGGGAACCGGATTGCTTTTTACCATACTCCGTAAAAACCCGAAGTCCGCGTTGTTTACCTTCCCGGATGAGCTCCGTTCGTTTTTTTCGCGACATCTCAATCGTGCCGTCGGATACTTCTATAGCGTTAAATCCAAGACGGCAAACGGTATTAAAAAATGCGGGGACGACATCTTGCTGCACGGCTGTCTCAAGCAAGGTTCCGCCGGGCATGACCGTGATTCCATGTTGTTTGGCTAGATTGATCTTATATAGCAGCATTTCCGTTTTATACAGCGGAGCCGTCCCAAAACCGAATTTGACGCAATCGATGTAATCCGAGGCTGTCTCGATCACATCTGAAAACATGTTTCTACCCAAGCCTTTATCAATAACCATCGTCATCCCGCGTTCCATGACCCCGTAGGTGTCGTGGTCTTTTTTGCCGTGCTCGGGATTTTCGCGCAGCCCGCTCGGATCACATATCTCCATGGGCCAAACTGTTCGCAGGGAACTGTTCATTTTAGGATCTCCTCAATTCTTTTTGATGTAGTCGTTTAATCCAATGACATTGGCATAATATGCTCATGCCCATTGACAGGTGCCCATCTTTTACAATAAGCGATTTGTCTGGTCATCCGATCTGCCGAGGCGGCTTAATCAAAAAGAACACGAATCCTAAAGCAACCAAAGATAGTGAAGACACGGTTATGAAAACGACATGATCCGATTTATCCATCATCCACCCGAATAAGGGAGGCCCTGCTGCAACCCCCAAAAATCGCAAGCTATTGTAAAGGGACGTAATCATTCCCCGCTCACTTTTCTCAACAGCGCCGGTGATCATTGTATTTAAGCAAGGAAGAAGCATTCCGGTTCCAATGCAGCTGACTGTTAGCAACCCGATAAACACATAAATGTTGTTAAAAAAGAAAAGCGTAGCCGCCAGAGAAAGGGTCATGGCAATCAGCCCGATATTCATCAGCCAACGGATCAGCAGGCCCTTTTTCTTGATCAAGCTTCCAGTTGTATAGGAGGTGATCACCATCCCGAGTAATGGGATGGCCAATATCAAGCCCTTCTTGACCCCGTCGATGTGGTACGGCTTGTCTTCAAGAATGTTGGATAAATAGAATAGTACGCCAAACAAAATGAACAACCCCAGTGATCCGGCAAAAAAAGCAGTGATGAGCCAGCGGCCTTTTTCTTTGAAGATGCCTTTGATTTTCCCAAGGTATTTCCCTAGTTCTTGCTTTGAAGATTGTTTCGATTCTTTGATCATAAAAATGACGGCCAACAACGATAACGCACAGAACACGGGAAATGCGAAAAAGGAAGCATACCACACGATCAGCATAAGCAGAGAGCCGATGATCGGGCTGAGTACCTTCCCTGCGCCATTGGAGGCTTCGATTAAGCCCAGTGCCTTGCTTTCGGTCCCGCCATCGTATAAATCGCCAACGAGCGCCATGGCAATCGGTGCTGTTCCGGCGGCCGCTAGCCCCTGAATCGCCCTCGCAGAGATAATCACCGCAAATGAGTTCCAAATGGCGCCGAATCCTGCCAGAATACCGGCAGCTCCATATATGATCAAGGCGGGTATAATAATAATTTTTCGTCCATATCGATCGGACAAATAACCAATAATCGGAATAAACAAGCCTGCTGCCAAGGAGAAAATTGTGATGATCAAGCTGCTTTGAAATTTACTGATACCAAGCTCCCTTTGCATTTCTGGAAGCCCCGGGACTAGCATGGAATTGCCGAAAACGAGTACGATCGGGATCGTCGCTAGTGCGATAAATTCCCACAATTGACCCTTTGAGCTGTTAGAAGACTTTGATTTTCCGGAAGATTCGCTGTCTTTTGTCTCCGCGGAGTCGGTCTGCAGGTCGATATCGCTATTAAAGCTAATATTCAGTTTTCGCTTTTTGGTCTTTTCCATGGTATCGCTCCTCGGACTTGAAGTTCGTTTATAGTAGGCCATTTATTAGTACATGCTTCCTAATTATCACCACATCCGAATTTAATATTCCTTCATTGCTGCCGAATCCTTGGAGGATTTGAGCACTCCTTGGATTTGGGCAAATATACTGTTACTAAAATAGCCCAAGTATGCCGGGTGAAAGGGGTTTGCTGCATGCCGATACGGATTATCCAAGGACATCATCATACATTGGAAGCATCCCACATCAATGTTGTAATTGATGTTATAAGGGCTTTTACCGTAGCTCACTATGCCTTTATCAATGGGGTTCAAGGTATCATTCTGGCAGGAACTCTAGACGACGCCTTGCGTCTAAAAAAAATCGATCCTGACTTTTTATTAGCGGGAGAGATACAGGGGCTGCCGATTCCGGGGTTTGAACTGGACAATTCGCCTGTACGTTTACACAACTTGGATCTTCGGGAGAAATTTCTGATCCAGAAGACAACCAATGGGGTTACAGCAACCCTAAACGCATTGAGTACCGAGCACCTATTCGTTACCGGGTTCACCAATGCAAGAACAACAGCAGAGTTTATAAAGAGGAACTTATTAAAAGAAGACAACATGATGATTAATTTAATTGCTTCGCATCCGTCAGGGGATGATGATCTGGCCTGCGCACAATATATATCGGAGATTCTCCAAGACACTAACCGTATATCTGCCGAGGAAACCATTGAACGGATTCGAAAGTCAGAAGCGGTCGAGAAATTTTACGATAATGAAAAACCGGAATTTTTACAGGAGGATATTTCGTTTTGCATCCAAGAGCTCCCTTCCGATTTTGTAATGAAAGTGAATCTTAATAAAAGTAATCCGTTGATTGAAAGGTTCCAGGTGGGGGCTTTAATCCCTGATCATGAGGGGTATCACTTGTGAATTTCTGATCCGTCATCATAAGGGTATAATTTACATTGATAAAAGAACGAATGTTCGCATATAATACAAACAAACGTTCCCGTCAATGAGGTGGTTAATGATGTTGAGTATTGGGTTGAAACCAGATGAAACCCAACTGGTGAAGGATTATATTTTATTACCCCTTTTACTTGATGTGTTAGAGCATGATCGTTCGATCCTATGCAGAGCAGATTTAAAGACCCCCGAGCTAACGAATGCGATCATCGACCATTTGCAGGCAGCCGCATTATCCGATTTAGCTCAGGCTCGTAAAAAAATGCGTGAATATGCCATTAAGGTTTACGAGGATCGAAAAACAAAGCTGGGCATTGAGGTTGAATTCATCTGTAGAGGGTATCATCACAAGCTGTCCATACTATGGGGGCTAATTGAGGCGGAGATCGAGCAAAGATCGTACACCTACCTGGGGCTACAAATTGCAGATAAGGGGAGTCTGTTGTGAAATCATCTAGCCGAGTCATCATGTTAGGGGATTGCCAGTCCTTTTATGCATCTGTTGAGAAAGCTGACCATCCCGAGTATACAGGCCGCCCTTTGGTAGTTGCAGGGGATCCGGAAAGACGTTCAGGTATCGTGCTGGCTGCTTGTCCGCTTGCTAAAGAAAAAGGAATAACGACGGCAGAGAGATTAGGGGAAGCACTGTCAAAGTGCCCGGATCTTGTCGTCATTAAACCCAGGATGCAGAAGTATATTGACGTTTCGATGCAAATCACGGAGATATACAAGAGTTATACCGATTTGGTTGAGCCTTACAGTATCGACGAGCAGTTTCTAGACGTTACCGGTTCGCTGCATCTGTTCGGCACACCCGATGAGTTAGCCCAAACCATTCAGCGTCATATCCAGGATGCTACGGGTGTTTACGCCCGCTTCGGCATCGGTGAAACCAAAATCCTGGCTAAAACCGCCTGTGACAACTATGCCAAGAAAAATCCGTCCGGCATTTACACTTTGTCCAAGGACTCGCTTGCGGATACCCTTTGGAAATTGCCCGTTAGCTGTATGTTTATGGCCGGCAGCAAGATGACCCGCCACTTTAACGTCATGGGGCTGCCCACGATCGGCAGCGTGGCTCAGACGCCTCTTGCTAAATTGAAGCAGATGATGCGCCGTAAATTCGGTAAAAATTCCGATATCTCAGCCGAGATGTACTGGCGAATTGCCAACGGAATCGATGACAGCCCGGTAAGACCAGGCACTCACCAAGTTGACCCTAAATCGGTTGGACACATGATGACCCTCCCTCGGGATTATACCAAGCTGGAAGAAATCAAGGTCGTGCTGCTTGAGCTAACCGAGTTGGTTTGCCAGCGATGCCGCGGTCTTGGTTTTATGGGGCATGTGGTGTCGGTCGGTTGTATGGGAGCAGACTTTGACCGCCCTACGGGATTTAGCCGACAGATGAAGATGGAGGATCCATCGAATATTACGAATCAGGTTTACCGCTGGGCATGCCGGCTGCTTGAAATGTATTGGGACGGCCTGCCGATTCGGCGGGTCGGTATTAGCTTGTCACAGTTTTCCCCGGATACGGAATACCAAATGTCATTGTTTGATACAGGACGGGAGCGGTCAATGGCACTTGAACGGGTGACCGATGCCCTAAAAAATAAATACGGGAATTCGATTGTGATTAGAGCCGTATCCAAAACAGACGCAGGCCAAGCGCTGGACCGATCAGCCAAGATAGGAGGACACTATAAATGACAACACGAAAAAAGCTTGAGGGTAACGGACTGTGGGAATCCAGTCGGATGATGCTGCCGGAACATAAAGAAACCATCATTCGCAGACAACTGGAAGAGGGCAGAAAAGACCGGCCGACGCTGGATCCGCAAGAAATGGAATTAATCGAGAGCGCGCTCGCCGAGTCATTTCATGAACACCGCATGATTACCGTGAGGCTGTTCGATGAATATGAGAACACGGAATTGACAGGAATTGTCGTGCTGATCCACACGTTTAGACGGGAAATCAAACTCTCCATGGCCGAAGAGGAATCGCGCTGGATTAAAATTGACGAGATCCTTTCAGCAGGATAAAGGCGGATAATAAAGCGGCCGTCCCATAAGTAGATTTAGTTGCTTGACGTACGGCTCTCATAAACAGAAAGTGTGTCAAATAAAGCCATGGCGGTGCTCAGGATGTTACTCCACACCGTTATGGCTTCTGTTTTGATCATTGGCCGCCTTCTTGAGCAAATTGGGATACTTCCTCCAAATCCATTGGCAGATAAAGTTGGTCGACCTGCACGGCATAGCGGAGAGGACGAATCGATTCCGGACAAGCGTCAGCGCTCGCCTTTGCCCCCACATTTCGTCCTTACTCAAAACCATTCCAAGAAATGTGGGGGCAACGGGAGGAACGATTCGTACATGGAGCGTCACCTATAACCTATACCCCATAAAATCTATCGAATCTAACGTTTGTTGACTATAGTATCAAGTTTGTTATCTGGAAGCAGCGAATCCTCCTCTTATACAATGAAACTAACAAGTGCACCGACAAGCGAGATAACACCGTAAGGAGTGACAGACATGAGCTCTACAGCCGAATCAAAAGATAAACGAAAGCGCTTACGAATACGCTGGCACAAGCAGGATACGGAACTTACCCTCTTGGCGCTGCCGACCACGATTTGGTACATCCTGTTTAGTTTCTTACCGATGTTCGGGATCATTATCGCCTTCAAAAATTTCAAGATTAGCGGCGGCTTCTTGAGCAATGTGTTTAACAGTCCATGGGTCGGCCTCAAAAACTTCGAATTTTTATTCAAATCGAATGACGCTTGGATCATTATTCGCAACACCATTGGCTACAACATTGTGTTTATCGTGCTAGGAATCGTTCTGCCCGTTCTATTCGCGATTATGATCGGACTCCTCCACAGCCGCAAAGCGAGCAAGGTCTACCAGACGATGATGTTCCTCCCCTATTTCCTATCCTGGGTAGTCGTATCTGCGGTAGGCTGGGCATTCTTAAGCTTCGATAAAGGAATTGTCAATCAAATGCTCGTCAATATGGGCAGCGATCCGATTAACTGGTATATGGAGCCGAAATATTGGCCATTGTTCTTGATTCTCTTAAATGTCTGGAAGGGGCTGGGCTATGGTATGGTCATTTATTTGGCAACCATCACGAGCATTGACAGCACCTATTATGAAGCAGCTGTTATTGATGGCGCTTCGATTTGGCAGCAGACGAGATTTATTACACTGCCCATGCTCAAGCTGGTGATCGTCATGATGTTCATACTGGCCGTCGGGCGGATATTTTACACTGATTTCGGCTTGTTCTATCAGGTCACGCGAGATTCCAATTCGCTGTTCAACGTGGCAACCACCATCGATGTCATGGTGTATAAGCAGCTGAAAACCGCCACCGTAGGGATGGCATCCGCAGCCGCATTCGTACAGTCTGTTCTGGGATGCGCAACGATTCTGATCGCTAACTGGATTGTTCGCAGAATCGATCCGGATAGCGCGATGATGTAAGGAGGCAAGACGATGACACCGAAAACCACTTACGAGACAGGCCTTGAGAAGTTTAACCGTACAAACAAAGCCGTCAATCTGTTCTTCAACTTGATATTTATCATCTTGGCTCTGCTCTGCGTCATACCCGTAGTTGTTGTTCTGTCCATTTCCTTCTCCAGTGAGGAGTCCATCCGTGAGACCGGTTATCACCTGCTCCCGGTCGCTCTGTCGGCTGAGGCATACGTCTATATCGTTAAGCAGGGAACGATGATTCTGCGAGCGCTCGGGGTATCCGCCCTCGTTACCGTGGCCGGTACCGTGCTCGGCGTATTGCTTACCGCCTCCATGGGTTATGTGCTGTCTCGCCCAAACTACAAGCTCAGGGGCTTTCTGACCTGGGTGGTATTCATCCCCATGGTATTCAACGGCGGCTTGGTGTCCAGCTACTTCATTAATACCAATTTATTAGGACTTAAGGATAGCATCTGGGCACTTATTCTACCGCTGGCTGTTTCATCGTTCAACGTGATTATATGTAAAACCTTCTTCAAGAGCACGATTCCCGATGGGCTGATCGAATCTGCTGAAATCGATGGTGCCAGCCAGCTGCGAATCTTCTTCTCTATCATCCTGCCGATCTCGCTGCCGGTCATCGCAACCATCGGACTGTTTCTCTGCTTTGCTTACTGGAATGACTGGTTCCAATCGATGCTGTATATCGACAACCAGAACCTGTATTCCCTGCAAGCACTGCTCAACAGCTTAATGAGTAATGTAGACGCACTCGCGAAAAATGCAGCAAGTATGGGCGTCAGCTACGCCATGCTCGTTGCCACGATGCCGAAGGAATCAGCCCGTATGGCTGTCGCCATTCTCATCGTGCTGCCGGTAGCATTTGCCTACCCTTTCTTCCAGAAATATTTTATTTCCGGATTGACGGTCGGCGCCGTGAAAGGCTAAAGACGAAATAAGCCAAGAAA
Above is a window of Paenibacillus sp. FSL K6-1330 DNA encoding:
- a CDS encoding ABC transporter permease subunit, giving the protein MSSTAESKDKRKRLRIRWHKQDTELTLLALPTTIWYILFSFLPMFGIIIAFKNFKISGGFLSNVFNSPWVGLKNFEFLFKSNDAWIIIRNTIGYNIVFIVLGIVLPVLFAIMIGLLHSRKASKVYQTMMFLPYFLSWVVVSAVGWAFLSFDKGIVNQMLVNMGSDPINWYMEPKYWPLFLILLNVWKGLGYGMVIYLATITSIDSTYYEAAVIDGASIWQQTRFITLPMLKLVIVMMFILAVGRIFYTDFGLFYQVTRDSNSLFNVATTIDVMVYKQLKTATVGMASAAAFVQSVLGCATILIANWIVRRIDPDSAMM
- a CDS encoding carbohydrate ABC transporter permease; the protein is MTPKTTYETGLEKFNRTNKAVNLFFNLIFIILALLCVIPVVVVLSISFSSEESIRETGYHLLPVALSAEAYVYIVKQGTMILRALGVSALVTVAGTVLGVLLTASMGYVLSRPNYKLRGFLTWVVFIPMVFNGGLVSSYFINTNLLGLKDSIWALILPLAVSSFNVIICKTFFKSTIPDGLIESAEIDGASQLRIFFSIILPISLPVIATIGLFLCFAYWNDWFQSMLYIDNQNLYSLQALLNSLMSNVDALAKNAASMGVSYAMLVATMPKESARMAVAILIVLPVAFAYPFFQKYFISGLTVGAVKG